In Apium graveolens cultivar Ventura chromosome 10, ASM990537v1, whole genome shotgun sequence, the following are encoded in one genomic region:
- the LOC141693795 gene encoding pectate lyase-like codes for MEAFKHILCFVYIGFTISCATSVELNLTKHDEMVWKARAEKATRANVNAYDPNPHHVTNQLNSNVHKATEGSSNDTRRGLHGIILKGPCITTNPIDQCWRCDPNWEHNRMRLADCALGFGRHTTGGKGGRIYVVTDASDTDMINPKPGTLRHAVIQSEPLWIIFKCSMMIKLSEELIMTGNKTIDGRGAQVHIAFGAGITIQFVQNVIIHNLHVHDIKVANGGMIRSSVDHFGFRGKSDGDGISVFGSSHIWIDHISMFNCMDGLIDVVAASTAVTISNCHFTRHNEALLFGATDGFTNDKIMQVTLAFNHFGKGLVQRMPRCRYGFVHVLNNDYTHYLMYAVGGSSNPTILSQGNRYIAPEDAKAKEITKRDYAEESEWKNWVWRSQGDLMINGAFFVESGDPKHVFASGEDMIVPKPGTMVDKITQFAGAIGCKPKKPC; via the exons ATGGAAGCTTTTAAGCATATACTGTGTTTTGTTTATATTGGTTTTACAATATCTTGTGCTACTTCGGTGGAGCTGAATCTCACGAAACATGACGAGATGGTATGGAAGGCACGAGCTGAAAAAGCTACAAGAGCTAATGTAAATGCCTATGATCCGAATCCACATCATGTCACGAATCAATTGAACAGCAATGTCCACAA GGCAACGGAAGGGAGTAGTAACGACACAAGAAGGGGCTTGCACGGAATAATACTCAAAGGACCATGCATAACTACAAACCCTATAGATCAATGCTGGAGATGTGATCCGAATTGGGAGCATAACCGGATGAGGCTAGCAGATTGCGCCCTTGGATTTGGCCGCCACACCACTGGTGGCAAAGGTGGCAGAATTTATGTTGTCACAGATGCTTCCGACACAGACATGATTAATCCTAAACCAGGAACCTTACGTCATGCAGTCATTCAGTCTGAGCCACTTTGGATCATATTTAAATGCAGCatgatgattaagttaagtgaAGAACTTATCATGACAGGTAATAAAACTATTGACGGACGTGGAGCTCAAGTTCACATTGCTTTTGGAGCAGGAATAACGATACAATTTGTGCAAAATGTAATTATACATAACCTTCATGTCCATGACATTAAGGTCGCTAATGGTGGAATGATTAGAAGTTCAGTAGATCATTTTGGTTTCCGAGGCAAGAGTGACGGTGATGGCATCTCAGTGTTTGGCTCTTCTCATATTTGGATTGATCATATTTCCATGTTCAATTGCATGGACGGATTGATTGATGTTGTTGCGGCTTCCACGGCTGTTACCATCTCCAACTGCCACTTCACAAGACATAACGAG GCGCTTTTGTTCGGTGCTACTGATGGATTCACGAATGACAAGATAATGCAAGTGACATTGGCATTTAATCATTTTGGTAAAGGATTGGTTCAAAGAATGCCAAGATGCCGATACGGATTTGTACATGTACTCAATAACGACTACACTCACTATTTAATGTACGCCGTTGGTGGAAGCTCTAATCCAACTATTCTTAGCCAGGGGAATCGCTACATTGCTCCGGAGGATGCAAAGGCTAAAGAG ATAACGAAGAGGGACTACGCAGAAGAAAGTGAATGGAAAAATTGGGTATGGAGATCACAAGGAGATTTAATGATAAACGGAGCATTCTTTGTAGAATCTGGTGATCCTAAACATGTGTTTGCTAGTGGTGAAGATATGATAGTTCCCAAGCCCGGAACAATGGTAGACAAGATCACACAATTTGCTGGGGCTATTGGCTGCAAACCAAAGAAGCCATGTTAA
- the LOC141693353 gene encoding LOW QUALITY PROTEIN: uncharacterized protein LOC141693353 (The sequence of the model RefSeq protein was modified relative to this genomic sequence to represent the inferred CDS: inserted 2 bases in 1 codon; substituted 1 base at 1 genomic stop codon) yields MEVINRCLHHHLPVVVGHDTTIPAPRSSSSSSEVVYVSKRCLTCPPPPPFVSAAKDAYQVLGVSQSSSLSEIKSCFRKLAKLTHPDLSPPPPPPPHHHHHHHHHHQFLQILAAYEILSDSEKRAHYDKYLLSQRSVVQXQSRQGSVMYKYESHTTMKPMEVVEWLRWYRYTITDILSERRVVIGSGYFDVLERDFYSALHAAYYGPEMDSMDLLPDCFEAEERSATETPEVLHIVSGRDLFGIVRIAERIPKISRTSNVELSTSAFADSRVCESIQNARTQKKSGLSNLSCCQMHTTSSDQPTSDAYKDLELHISGRVIAVATXVPPMRNEDSEDHIHIYLNSTATSIPLSLEFPRNSEGVASGSRTLLGTIIGLGTSPDEGSSYVCNNFGIKTHVIMKHRTLLVKHLHWYHIGDEASVCECRCRRARLPPSRFWLFEPRCGLHDIGGWNVETFGRDKKGRNVLSQRYWDGLDTGEQFDKRLHPAMYLLALAYRTLDIENQKKRKQTRQYIGNISRILSWWKKLV; encoded by the exons ATGGAGGTTATAAACAGATGCTTACATCATCATCTCCCGGTGGTGGTGGGACATGATACTACAATTCCGGCGCCAcgatcatcatcatcatcctcagAAGTTGTTTATGTTTCGAAACGCTGTCTCACTTGTCCTCCACCTCCTCCGTTTGTATCAGCAGCAAAAGACGCATACCAAGTGTTAGGTGTATCCCAGTCCAGCTCCTTGTCTGAAATTAAATCTTGTTTTCGTAAACTTGCTAAGCTAACTCACCCTGACCTttctcctcctcctcctcctcctcctcatcatcatcatcatcatcatcatcatcatcaattCCTTCAAATCCTCGCTGCTTATgag ATATTATCGGATTCTGAGAAAAGAGCCCATTATGACAAGTATCTGTTATCGCAAAGATCAGTTGTTCA ACAGTCGAGACAAGGCTCGGTAATGTACAAATATGAATCCCATACAACAATGAAGCCAATGGAAGTTGTTGAGTGGCTCAGATGGTATAGATATACCATTACTGACATTTTATCTGAAAGAAGGGTGGTAATTGGATCAGGTTATTTTGATGTACTGGAAAGAGATTTCTATTCTGCCTTACATGCCGCATATTATGGCCCTGAAATGGACTCCATGGACTTGCTTCCTGACTGTTTTGAAGCTGAGGAGAGATCTGCAACTGAAACTCCGGAGGTGCTCCATATCGTGTCAGGGAGAGACCTTTTTGGAATTGTGCGTATTGCTGAAAGGATTCCTAAAATATCACGCACGTCTAATGTTGAGCTTTCCACTTCTGCATTTGCCGACTCAAGGGTATGCGAATCCATACAGAATGCAAGAACCCAAAAGAAATCTGGTTTATCCAATTTAAGTTGTTGTCAGATGCACACCACGAGTTCTGATCAGCCAACATCCGATGCGTATAAAGATTTAGAATTGCATATATCCGGAAGGGTTATTGCTGTAGCTACATGAGTACCGCCTATGCGAAATGAAGACTCTGAAGATCACATACATATATATCTAAATTCTACCGCAACGTCAATACCCTTGTCTCTTGAGTTCCCTAGAAATTCTGAGGGTGTTGCAAGTGGGTCAAGAACTCTGTTGGGAACTATAATTGGACTTGGGACAAGCCCTGATGAAGGGTCCAGCTATGTTTGCAATAACTTTGGCATAAAGACCCATGTAATTATGAAGCATAGAACATTGCTG GTGAAGCATTTGCACTGGTATCACATAGGAGATGAAGCGTCTGTTTGTGAGTGCAGATGCCGCAGGGCTAGGCTACCACCCAGCAG ATTTTGGCTGTTTGAGCCTCGATGTGGGTTGCATGACATTGGTGGTTGGAATGTGGAGACGTTTGGGAGAGATAAAAAAGGGCGGAATGTGTTGTCTCAAAGATATTGGGATGGATTGGATACTGGTGAACAGTTTGACAA AAGACTTCATCCAGCTATGTACTTGCTTGCTCTTGCCTATAGAACTCTGGACATTGAAAACCAGAAGAAACGAAAGCAAACTAGACAATATATCGGTAACATTTCTAGAATTCTTAGTTGGTGGAAGAAACTTGTGTAA